A stretch of the Rhizomicrobium sp. genome encodes the following:
- a CDS encoding D-alanine--D-alanine ligase, producing MTSYKRVAVLLGGRSAEREVSLSSGAGIVKALREEGFEVLEIDPADNLAQQLLDAQPDVVFNALHGRWGEDGCVQGLLELLRIPYTHSGVLASALAMHKQRTKDVYRAAGLPVVNSIVVDRREAAAQHLMEPPYVVKPVNEGSSVGVFIIRKGANRPPEALGAEDWTISSEMMVEEFVPGRELTVAVMGGKGLGVTEITTNLEFYDYEAKYAEGGSIHVLPAKIPAAVAKEALALAERAHAALGCRGVSRTDLRYDNTVTDKHRLVLLETNTQPGMTPTSLVPEQAAVNGMSYSKLCRWIVEDASCDR from the coding sequence ATGACTTCATACAAGCGCGTGGCAGTCCTGCTCGGCGGGCGTTCCGCGGAACGCGAAGTCAGCCTGTCGTCCGGCGCCGGCATCGTGAAGGCGTTGCGCGAAGAAGGCTTCGAGGTGCTCGAGATCGATCCCGCCGACAATCTCGCACAGCAGCTTCTCGATGCGCAGCCCGACGTCGTCTTCAACGCGCTGCACGGGCGCTGGGGCGAGGATGGCTGCGTCCAGGGCCTGCTCGAGCTTCTGCGCATCCCCTACACCCATTCGGGCGTGCTGGCCTCGGCGCTGGCGATGCACAAGCAGCGTACCAAGGACGTCTATCGCGCGGCCGGCCTGCCGGTGGTGAACTCCATCGTGGTCGACCGCCGCGAGGCCGCGGCGCAGCACCTGATGGAGCCGCCCTATGTGGTCAAGCCGGTCAACGAAGGCTCGTCGGTCGGCGTCTTCATCATCCGCAAGGGCGCGAACCGCCCGCCCGAAGCGCTGGGCGCCGAAGACTGGACGATCTCCAGCGAGATGATGGTCGAGGAGTTTGTCCCCGGCCGCGAACTCACGGTCGCGGTGATGGGCGGCAAGGGACTTGGCGTGACAGAGATCACCACCAATCTCGAATTCTACGACTACGAGGCGAAATACGCGGAGGGCGGCTCGATCCACGTCCTTCCCGCGAAGATTCCGGCCGCCGTGGCAAAGGAAGCTTTGGCGCTGGCCGAGCGTGCCCATGCGGCGTTGGGCTGCCGCGGCGTGTCGCGCACCGACCTGCGCTACGACAACACGGTGACGGACAAGCATCGCCTGGTGCTGCTCGAAACCAACACCCAGCCGGGCATGACGCCGACCTCGCTGGTGCCGGAACAGGCCGCCGTCAACGGCATGTCCTATTCCAAGCTCTGTCGCTGGATCGTGGAGGATGCCTCGTGCGATCGGTGA
- the murB gene encoding UDP-N-acetylmuramate dehydrogenase, producing MMMTRPCDALPPVRGTYTADAPLKDLVWFRAGGPAEILFRPADAQDLATFLAAKPADLRVGVIGVGSNLLIRDGGIPGVVVRLPGAMGKTSIDGTRVTAGAAALDGNVAKLAADAGIAGLEFLRGIPGTVGGALRMNAGCYGREIKDVLVEATAINGRGSVVTLKPADMGFTYRHSAVPDDVIFVSAVFEGTRDDPAAVRARMDKLVADREASQPVKTRTGGSTFKNPPGRKAWQLIDEAGGRGLRRGAAQVSEMHCNFLINLGDATAADIEALGEEVRARVKAKSGVVLEWEIKRVGVA from the coding sequence ATGATGATGACCCGCCCCTGCGATGCCCTCCCGCCCGTGCGCGGCACCTACACCGCCGACGCGCCGCTCAAGGACCTCGTCTGGTTCCGTGCCGGCGGTCCGGCGGAGATTCTCTTCCGCCCTGCCGATGCGCAAGACCTCGCGACCTTCTTGGCGGCGAAGCCGGCGGATCTGCGCGTCGGCGTGATCGGTGTCGGCTCGAATCTCCTGATCCGCGACGGCGGCATTCCCGGCGTGGTGGTGCGCCTACCGGGCGCGATGGGCAAGACGAGCATCGACGGCACCCGTGTCACGGCCGGCGCCGCCGCGCTCGACGGCAACGTGGCGAAGCTTGCGGCGGATGCGGGGATCGCCGGTCTCGAATTCCTGCGCGGCATTCCCGGCACGGTGGGCGGCGCGCTGCGCATGAACGCCGGATGCTACGGCCGCGAGATCAAGGACGTGCTTGTCGAGGCCACCGCCATCAACGGCCGGGGTAGTGTCGTCACGCTCAAGCCTGCCGATATGGGTTTCACCTATCGCCACAGCGCCGTGCCGGACGATGTCATCTTCGTCAGCGCCGTGTTCGAGGGCACCCGGGACGATCCCGCCGCGGTGCGTGCCCGCATGGACAAGCTGGTCGCCGACCGCGAGGCCAGCCAGCCGGTGAAGACCCGCACCGGCGGCTCGACCTTCAAGAATCCGCCCGGCCGCAAGGCCTGGCAGCTGATCGACGAAGCCGGTGGCCGCGGCCTGCGGCGCGGCGCGGCGCAGGTCAGCGAGATGCATTGCAATTTCCTCATCAATCTGGGCGATGCGACCGCCGCCGATATCGAGGCCTTGGGCGAAGAGGTCCGTGCCCGGGTCAAGGCGAAGTCCGGTGTCGTGCTGGAGTGGGAGATCAAGCGGGTGGGCGTGGCATGA
- the murC gene encoding UDP-N-acetylmuramate--L-alanine ligase gives MTAPAKTRVPLDVGTIHFIGIGGIGMSGIAEIMHNLGYKIQGSDVADSANVKRLRKMGIPIMIGHSPENLRDAHAVVYSSAVKPGNPEFDAARALSLPLVRRAEMLAEIMRLRSCVAVAGTNGKTTTTTLIAALLDAGGLDPTVVNGGIINAYGTNARLGAGEWVVVEADESDGTFLKLPATVAVVTNADPDHLDFYGTFDRMRDAFQRFVENVPFYGFAVLCLDHPEVQAMVGRIEDRRIITYGLSPQADIRATNVRFSEGASHFDVVITDRRAGTQSRMDDLSLPMPGEHNVQNALAAITVARELGIGEEIIRAALAKFGGVGRRFSKVGEWNGAAIIDDYAHNPFKIAAALKAARQAYSGPVVAIVQPHRYTRLHDTFEQFAKCLNDADVAIIAPVYAAGEKPIEGISRDSYAEALRAHGHRDVRVIEGEADLPALLATLENNLDGGAIVFLGAGSITQWAHGLELVMKARGTP, from the coding sequence ATGACCGCCCCCGCCAAGACCCGCGTTCCGCTCGATGTCGGCACCATCCATTTCATCGGCATCGGCGGCATCGGCATGAGCGGCATCGCCGAGATCATGCACAATCTGGGCTACAAGATTCAGGGCAGCGACGTCGCCGACAGCGCCAACGTCAAGCGGCTGCGCAAGATGGGCATTCCGATCATGATCGGCCACAGCCCGGAAAATCTGCGTGACGCCCACGCCGTGGTCTATTCCTCCGCCGTGAAGCCCGGGAATCCCGAGTTCGATGCCGCCCGGGCGCTCAGCCTGCCGCTGGTGCGCCGCGCCGAGATGCTGGCCGAGATCATGCGCCTGCGCTCCTGCGTCGCCGTCGCCGGCACGAACGGCAAGACGACGACCACGACGCTGATCGCGGCCCTGCTCGACGCCGGCGGCCTCGACCCCACCGTCGTCAATGGCGGCATCATCAACGCCTACGGCACCAATGCGCGGCTCGGAGCCGGTGAGTGGGTCGTGGTCGAGGCCGACGAGAGCGACGGCACCTTCCTCAAGCTGCCGGCGACGGTTGCGGTCGTCACCAACGCGGATCCCGACCATCTGGATTTCTACGGCACCTTCGACCGCATGCGCGACGCGTTCCAGCGCTTCGTCGAGAACGTGCCGTTCTACGGTTTCGCCGTCCTCTGCCTCGATCATCCCGAGGTGCAGGCCATGGTCGGCCGCATCGAGGACCGGCGGATCATCACCTATGGCCTGTCGCCGCAGGCCGACATCCGCGCCACGAACGTGCGGTTCTCCGAGGGCGCCTCGCATTTCGACGTGGTGATCACCGATCGCCGCGCAGGCACGCAGAGCCGGATGGATGACCTCAGCCTTCCGATGCCGGGCGAGCACAATGTCCAGAACGCGCTGGCCGCGATCACCGTGGCGCGCGAGCTCGGCATCGGCGAGGAGATCATCCGTGCTGCGCTCGCCAAATTCGGCGGCGTCGGCCGCCGCTTCAGCAAGGTCGGCGAGTGGAACGGCGCGGCGATCATCGACGACTACGCGCACAATCCGTTCAAGATCGCGGCGGCGCTCAAGGCCGCCCGCCAAGCCTATAGCGGTCCGGTGGTCGCGATCGTCCAGCCGCACCGCTACACCCGCCTGCACGACACCTTCGAGCAGTTCGCCAAATGCCTGAACGATGCCGATGTGGCGATCATCGCGCCCGTCTATGCGGCCGGCGAGAAACCCATCGAGGGCATCAGCCGCGACAGCTATGCCGAGGCGCTGCGGGCCCATGGCCACCGCGACGTCCGGGTGATCGAGGGTGAGGCCGATCTGCCGGCGCTGCTCGCGACGCTGGAGAACAACCTGGACGGCGGCGCCATCGTCTTCCTCGGCGCCGGCTCGATCACGCAATGGGCACATGGGTTGGAGCTGGTGATGAAGGCGAGGGGCACGCCATGA
- the murG gene encoding undecaprenyldiphospho-muramoylpentapeptide beta-N-acetylglucosaminyltransferase: MSVIVLSAGGTGGHLFPAQALAGELQRRGATVVVFTDARFKNYATAFPDARIETVPSAAFSDRSILGLLSAPFEIVGGIALSWIKLRRLKPVAVVGFGGYPSVPVMIAAIACRIPTAILAPDALLGRANRLVMNHVRLIAANLPLVRFLPKDMKKVVYTGNTLRPEVVALAGAPYDKPTPSGPLKLLVFGGSQGARVFSELVPAAIALLPEAIRARLDIVQQCRPEDLEAVKAAYARAGVKAELAPFFGDMPARIAAAHLVIARSGAGTVSELAAIGRPAILVPLPHALDDNQTPNADALEKAGGGWRVRQSELTAQKLADMLTAAFAAPDDLARRAAAARSIGKIDGTQRFADAVEQIARAA; encoded by the coding sequence ATGAGCGTCATCGTGCTCTCGGCCGGCGGCACCGGCGGCCATCTCTTCCCGGCGCAGGCGCTGGCAGGCGAGCTGCAACGGCGCGGCGCGACGGTCGTCGTCTTCACCGATGCGCGTTTCAAGAACTACGCCACCGCCTTTCCCGATGCGCGGATCGAGACCGTGCCGTCCGCCGCCTTCTCCGACCGCTCCATCCTCGGCCTGCTGAGTGCGCCGTTCGAGATCGTCGGCGGCATCGCCCTGTCGTGGATCAAGCTCCGCCGCCTGAAGCCTGTCGCGGTGGTCGGATTCGGCGGCTATCCAAGCGTTCCCGTCATGATCGCCGCCATCGCGTGCCGCATTCCGACCGCGATCCTGGCGCCGGATGCGCTGCTCGGCCGCGCCAACCGGCTGGTGATGAATCACGTCCGCCTGATCGCCGCAAACCTGCCGCTGGTCCGCTTCCTGCCCAAGGACATGAAAAAGGTCGTCTACACCGGCAACACGCTGCGTCCCGAAGTCGTCGCGCTGGCCGGCGCGCCTTACGACAAGCCGACGCCGAGCGGCCCGCTGAAGCTGCTCGTCTTCGGCGGCAGCCAGGGCGCGCGCGTCTTCAGCGAGCTTGTTCCCGCCGCTATCGCGCTGCTGCCGGAGGCGATACGCGCCCGTCTCGATATCGTGCAGCAATGCCGGCCGGAGGACCTCGAAGCGGTCAAGGCCGCCTATGCCCGCGCCGGCGTGAAAGCCGAGCTCGCGCCGTTCTTCGGCGATATGCCGGCCCGGATCGCCGCCGCCCATCTCGTCATCGCCCGCTCCGGCGCCGGCACGGTGAGCGAGCTCGCCGCGATCGGCCGTCCCGCGATCCTCGTGCCGCTGCCGCACGCCCTCGACGACAACCAGACGCCCAATGCCGACGCGCTGGAGAAGGCCGGCGGCGGCTGGCGCGTCCGCCAGTCGGAGCTCACCGCGCAAAAACTCGCGGATATGCTGACCGCGGCATTTGCCGCGCCCGACGATCTCGCCCGGCGTGCCGCCGCCGCGCGCAGCATCGGCAAGATCGACGGCACGCAGCGCTTCGCCGATGCCGTCGAGCAGATCGCGAGGGCCGCATGA
- a CDS encoding putative peptidoglycan glycosyltransferase FtsW, which translates to MNSRADRSSYAAWWWTVDRPALVLMLMLIAIGLMLAFAASPAATGGSLTAGDFRYAVKQIVFAVIAAGIVGGASLLSLQQLKVAAAIIFAVALIGSGLVLVVGNEAFGAHRAVELGPFSLQPSEFLKPGFAVLAAAIIADRNPMPLPKPLIALLLILPAIAVLLKQPDVGQTTLLLALWAALLFFSGVPLKWMSILAGSTVVLGTLAYALFPHVHHRIDQFLDPDGEGGYQTKLALRAFAHGGLTGVGPGAGTVKYHIPEAHSDFVFAVAGEEFGLILCGVIALLFCALAVRLLLRSAEQRDRFSQLAGAGLATVTALQAFINMGVAVHMLPAKGMTLPFISYGGSSLFAVALTMGFALAVTRQRPQLPTREHSLYELLGARA; encoded by the coding sequence ATGAACAGCCGCGCCGACCGCAGCTCCTATGCCGCCTGGTGGTGGACCGTCGACCGCCCCGCGCTGGTGCTCATGCTCATGCTCATCGCCATCGGCCTGATGCTCGCCTTCGCCGCCAGTCCCGCCGCGACCGGCGGCTCGCTGACGGCCGGCGATTTCCGCTATGCCGTGAAGCAGATCGTCTTCGCGGTCATTGCGGCCGGCATCGTCGGCGGCGCCTCGCTGCTCTCGCTGCAACAACTCAAGGTCGCCGCTGCGATCATTTTCGCCGTGGCGCTGATCGGCTCCGGGCTGGTACTGGTGGTCGGCAACGAAGCCTTCGGCGCCCACCGCGCCGTCGAACTCGGTCCCTTCTCGCTCCAGCCTTCCGAATTCCTCAAGCCGGGCTTTGCGGTGCTTGCCGCGGCGATCATCGCCGACCGCAATCCGATGCCGCTGCCCAAACCGTTGATCGCGCTGCTCCTCATCCTGCCCGCCATCGCCGTCCTGCTGAAACAGCCCGATGTCGGCCAGACCACGCTGCTGCTCGCGCTCTGGGCCGCGCTGCTCTTCTTCTCCGGTGTGCCGCTCAAATGGATGAGCATCCTGGCCGGCAGCACCGTCGTGCTGGGCACGCTCGCCTATGCGCTGTTCCCGCATGTCCATCACCGCATCGACCAGTTCCTGGACCCCGACGGCGAGGGCGGCTACCAGACCAAGCTTGCGCTGCGGGCCTTTGCGCATGGCGGTCTCACCGGCGTCGGACCGGGTGCCGGCACGGTCAAGTACCACATCCCCGAGGCGCATTCCGACTTCGTCTTCGCCGTGGCGGGCGAGGAGTTCGGTCTCATCCTGTGCGGAGTCATCGCGCTGCTGTTCTGTGCCCTTGCGGTGCGGCTGCTGCTGCGTTCGGCCGAACAGCGCGACCGCTTCTCCCAGCTCGCCGGCGCCGGCCTCGCCACCGTCACCGCGCTGCAGGCCTTCATCAACATGGGCGTGGCGGTGCATATGCTGCCCGCCAAGGGCATGACGCTGCCGTTCATCTCCTATGGCGGCTCGTCGCTCTTCGCGGTGGCGCTCACCATGGGCTTCGCGCTCGCGGTCACCCGCCAGCGTCCGCAGCTCCCGACCCGCGAGCACTCCCTCTACGAGCTTCTGGGAGCGCGCGCATGA
- the murD gene encoding UDP-N-acetylmuramoyl-L-alanine--D-glutamate ligase, which produces MIVARSFHGRDVGVFGLARSGLASIAALKAGGANIHAWDDKEEARREAAALGAVILPFSEWPWDRIRSLVLSPGVPLTHPRPHAIVERAKAAQVEVIGDMEVFAREMGADPAVPGRSPVIAITGTNGKSTTTALIGHILAANGYDVQVGGNIGKAVLDLEPPGPQTVYVLELSSYQIDLAPGLVPDVAVLSNITPDHIDRHGTLENYAAVKARLLSQTSKSGLVVVGVDDAPSAAIFTRLAAGGGAAAVPVSVGKVLGRGVFAVDGALYDAQGQRAAKVMDLAGAAHLPGAHNQQNAALAYAATKSFARDARTIATAIADFPGLAHRIEEVGRIGEVRFINDSKATNADAAARALACYPDIFWIAGGKAKAGGIESLAPFFPRIRKAYLIGDAARSFAATLRGQVAYEISGTLGSAVRAAAADAAQSGLSSPVVLLSPACASFDQFKDFEHRGDVFRDLVADLRADPVREAS; this is translated from the coding sequence ATGATCGTTGCGCGCTCCTTCCATGGCAGGGACGTCGGCGTCTTCGGACTGGCGCGGAGCGGCCTTGCGTCCATCGCCGCGCTGAAGGCCGGTGGCGCGAATATCCATGCCTGGGACGACAAGGAGGAGGCGCGCCGCGAGGCTGCGGCGCTCGGCGCCGTCATCCTGCCCTTCTCGGAATGGCCGTGGGACCGGATCAGGTCGCTGGTGCTCTCGCCCGGCGTGCCGCTGACCCATCCCAGGCCGCACGCCATCGTCGAGCGCGCCAAGGCCGCACAGGTCGAAGTCATCGGCGACATGGAAGTGTTCGCCCGCGAGATGGGCGCCGATCCCGCGGTTCCGGGCCGTTCTCCCGTCATCGCCATCACCGGCACCAACGGCAAGTCGACCACGACCGCGCTGATCGGCCATATCCTCGCGGCCAACGGCTACGACGTGCAGGTTGGCGGCAATATCGGCAAGGCCGTGCTCGATCTCGAACCGCCTGGTCCGCAGACGGTCTATGTCCTGGAGCTTTCGTCCTACCAGATCGACCTCGCGCCGGGCCTTGTGCCCGACGTCGCGGTGCTGTCGAACATCACGCCCGACCATATCGACCGCCACGGCACGCTGGAGAATTACGCGGCCGTGAAGGCGCGACTCCTGAGCCAGACCTCGAAGAGCGGGCTGGTCGTGGTCGGCGTCGACGACGCGCCCTCCGCCGCGATCTTCACCCGCCTTGCCGCCGGCGGCGGCGCGGCGGCCGTTCCTGTCTCGGTCGGCAAGGTGCTGGGCCGCGGCGTCTTCGCGGTCGACGGCGCGCTCTACGATGCGCAGGGCCAGCGCGCCGCGAAGGTGATGGATCTCGCCGGCGCCGCACATCTTCCCGGTGCCCACAACCAGCAGAACGCCGCGCTCGCCTATGCCGCGACCAAATCCTTCGCCCGCGATGCCAGGACGATCGCGACAGCCATCGCCGATTTCCCGGGCCTGGCCCATCGCATCGAGGAGGTTGGACGGATCGGCGAGGTCCGTTTTATCAACGACTCCAAGGCCACCAATGCCGATGCGGCGGCACGGGCCCTTGCCTGCTATCCCGACATTTTCTGGATCGCCGGCGGCAAGGCCAAGGCGGGCGGCATCGAGAGCCTCGCGCCTTTTTTCCCGCGCATCCGCAAGGCCTATCTGATCGGCGACGCCGCGCGTAGCTTCGCCGCGACGCTCCGCGGCCAAGTCGCGTACGAGATATCCGGCACGCTCGGCTCGGCCGTCCGCGCCGCCGCCGCCGATGCGGCGCAGTCGGGGCTGTCGTCGCCCGTGGTGCTGCTTTCGCCCGCCTGCGCCTCCTTCGACCAGTTCAAGGATTTCGAGCATCGCGGCGACGTCTTCCGCGACCTCGTCGCCGATCTGCGCGCCGATCCCGTACGGGAGGCGTCATGA
- the mraY gene encoding phospho-N-acetylmuramoyl-pentapeptide-transferase — MLYYLSLLTHTDQLAFFRLFKYLTFRSGGAVITALILAFIVNGSLIQWLKVKQGKGQPIRADGPQRHIVEKAGTPTMGGVLILLPWIVSTLLWANLSNQYVWIVMLVTIAYGALGFADDYLKVSKRSSAGVSGYVRLAVEFGVAFAATWLVMRLEDPSLQGTLAVPFFKNFVIPFGIGFVVVGGIVIAGAANAVNFTDGLDGLAIVPVMIAAATFLLIAYLVGNYNFSRYLELIYVAGSGELAVFLAALIGAGLGFLWYNAPPAMVFMGDTGSLPLGGALGAVAVAVKHEIVLFIVGGLFVFETISVIVQVISFKTTGKRVFRMAPIHHHYEQLGWKEPTIVIRFWIVAVVLALVGLATLKLR; from the coding sequence ATGCTGTATTATCTCTCGCTGCTCACCCATACCGACCAGCTCGCCTTCTTCCGGCTGTTCAAATATCTCACCTTCCGCTCCGGCGGCGCCGTCATCACGGCACTGATCCTCGCCTTCATCGTCAACGGCTCGCTGATCCAGTGGCTGAAGGTGAAGCAGGGCAAGGGCCAGCCGATCCGCGCCGACGGCCCGCAGCGCCATATCGTCGAAAAGGCCGGCACGCCGACCATGGGCGGGGTCCTGATCCTGCTGCCCTGGATCGTATCCACGCTGCTCTGGGCCAACCTGTCCAACCAGTATGTCTGGATCGTGATGCTGGTGACGATCGCCTATGGCGCGCTCGGCTTCGCCGACGACTATCTGAAGGTGAGCAAGCGCTCGTCGGCCGGGGTCAGCGGCTATGTCCGCCTTGCGGTGGAGTTCGGCGTCGCCTTCGCGGCCACCTGGCTGGTGATGCGGCTCGAGGACCCCTCGCTGCAGGGCACGCTGGCGGTGCCGTTCTTCAAGAACTTCGTGATCCCGTTCGGGATCGGCTTCGTCGTGGTCGGCGGCATCGTGATCGCGGGCGCGGCCAATGCGGTGAACTTCACCGACGGGCTCGACGGCCTCGCCATCGTGCCGGTGATGATCGCCGCCGCGACCTTCCTGCTGATCGCCTATCTCGTCGGCAACTACAATTTCTCGAGATATCTCGAGCTGATCTACGTCGCCGGCAGCGGCGAGCTTGCCGTCTTCCTCGCCGCCCTGATCGGCGCCGGTCTCGGCTTCCTCTGGTACAACGCGCCGCCCGCCATGGTCTTCATGGGCGACACCGGTTCGCTCCCGCTCGGCGGGGCGCTCGGCGCCGTCGCGGTCGCGGTCAAGCACGAGATCGTGCTGTTCATCGTCGGCGGCCTCTTCGTGTTCGAGACGATTTCCGTGATCGTCCAGGTCATCTCGTTCAAGACCACCGGCAAGCGCGTCTTCCGGATGGCGCCGATCCATCATCATTACGAACAGCTCGGCTGGAAGGAGCCCACCATCGTCATCCGTTTCTGGATCGTCGCGGTGGTCCTTGCGCTGGTCGGCCTTGCAACCCTGAAGCTGCGATAG
- a CDS encoding UDP-N-acetylmuramoylalanyl-D-glutamyl-2,6-diaminopimelate--D-alanyl-D-alanine ligase: MTALWTSEEAQGATLGIPGRAFEVDGLSIDTRTLRKGDLFVALKGDSRDGHDFVKAAFDAGAGAALVSRDPPGLGAGAALLTVANTQRGLEDLARAARARSSAKIVGVTGSAGKTTTKELLRVALGALGTTHCSAASYNNHWGVPLSLAALPRDAKYGVFEIGMNHFGEIRSLVGFVQPHVALVTTIAPAHLEFFGTCEAIADAKSEIFEGLSPGGAAILPADSPYADRLGARARQAHVGRILKFGEKPGSDARLIAYEESADGCHVKADICGTPVEFRIGAPGRHIAGNAVAALLVVALLDGDVLNAAAALKDFAALKGRGARFAAGDVDVIDESYNANPASMAAALALLGAAKGRRIAVLGDMLEMGPDGASHHAGLAVPLEAARADLVFLCGAQMKSLWDVLPTARRGAWTQTSAELAPLLTAALKAGDTVLVKGSLGSKMAVIVDALKARAA, translated from the coding sequence ATGACCGCGCTCTGGACATCGGAGGAGGCGCAGGGCGCCACGCTCGGCATTCCCGGCCGCGCCTTCGAGGTGGACGGCCTCTCCATCGACACGCGTACGCTGCGCAAGGGCGATCTGTTCGTCGCACTGAAGGGCGACAGCCGGGATGGCCATGATTTCGTCAAGGCGGCGTTCGACGCCGGGGCCGGCGCGGCGCTGGTCAGCCGCGATCCGCCGGGTCTCGGCGCCGGCGCGGCCTTGCTTACGGTCGCCAACACCCAGCGCGGCCTGGAAGATCTCGCCCGCGCCGCCCGCGCCCGGTCCTCGGCGAAGATCGTCGGTGTCACCGGCAGCGCCGGCAAGACCACGACCAAGGAATTGCTGCGCGTCGCCCTCGGCGCCCTCGGCACGACGCATTGCTCGGCCGCGTCCTACAACAATCACTGGGGCGTGCCGCTCAGCTTGGCCGCCCTGCCGCGCGACGCCAAATACGGCGTGTTCGAGATCGGGATGAATCATTTCGGCGAAATCCGTTCGCTGGTCGGATTCGTCCAGCCGCATGTCGCGCTGGTCACCACCATCGCGCCGGCGCATCTCGAATTCTTCGGGACCTGCGAAGCCATCGCCGACGCCAAGTCCGAGATCTTCGAAGGCCTGAGCCCCGGCGGCGCCGCGATCCTGCCGGCCGACAGCCCCTACGCCGACCGCCTCGGGGCCCGTGCCCGCCAGGCGCATGTCGGCCGCATCCTGAAATTCGGCGAGAAGCCGGGCAGCGACGCCCGTCTCATCGCCTATGAAGAGTCCGCCGATGGTTGTCACGTCAAGGCGGATATCTGCGGCACGCCGGTCGAATTCCGCATCGGCGCACCGGGTCGGCACATCGCGGGCAATGCCGTTGCGGCGCTGCTCGTCGTCGCGTTGCTCGACGGCGACGTGTTGAACGCCGCCGCGGCGCTCAAGGATTTTGCCGCGCTCAAGGGCCGCGGCGCCCGCTTCGCGGCCGGCGATGTCGATGTGATCGACGAGAGCTACAACGCCAACCCGGCCTCGATGGCCGCCGCGCTGGCGCTGCTCGGCGCCGCCAAGGGCCGCCGCATCGCCGTCCTGGGCGACATGCTGGAGATGGGTCCGGATGGCGCGTCGCATCACGCCGGCCTGGCGGTTCCGCTCGAGGCGGCCCGTGCCGATCTCGTCTTCCTCTGCGGGGCACAGATGAAATCCCTATGGGACGTCCTGCCCACGGCGCGCCGCGGCGCCTGGACGCAAACCTCGGCCGAGCTCGCGCCGCTTCTGACGGCGGCGCTGAAGGCCGGCGACACCGTCCTGGTCAAGGGTTCGCTCGGCAGCAAGATGGCCGTGATCGTCGATGCGTTGAAAGCGAGGGCTGCATAA